From Leptospira kirschneri serovar Cynopteri str. 3522 CT:
CTGGTTCGATTCAAAAGAAGGAACGATTGAATGTAATAAGTTTGGGATTACTCCGGTTCTGATTTTTCCTAACATTCAGGACAAAACCGTTTTAACGGAAAGTGGAGTTTATCTATATAAGGTTAGTTTTGACGTTTTACTTAAATTAAGAAAATATAATGAACAACAAGGCGAATCGACCGCGAGCGCACCAACGGTTGAATATCAGGAGGAAGCATGAGCGCACAAACAGTCTCTAAAATAGAGCCGATCAGTATCAATCTATTTCTTAGAAATACTCCGGTTTCTCAAATGGGATTCGGATTACCTTTGATTTTAGGAATCAAAGAACCAACCTATTCTCTACAAGTTTCCGGAAATTCCAGCGGACTTATTTGGAAATCCGTACATACTGGAATCGTATTTATACAAGTTAAATACGTGGTTTCGGGGAACAACACCAGTCTTAACGTCGTTCGTACTGGGACCGGCACAGAAAACGATCCTTATGTAATTTCGGTTAACGTTTCTACTGATGCAAACGGGGCGGCTACGTCTACAGCACATCAGATCAAATTAGCGGCTGAGTCTATTTCAAACATTGCGGGAGCGACTAAGATTGTAGACTTGATCGAAGTGGCAAACTCTGGCAGCGGAGTTGTTTCCGCGTTTGCACAAACCACATTGGGTTACGAAAGATACATGGAAATTTCTTCTTCCGATGATCTTTTGGAATTAGGTTTCACTTCTTCCGATAAGGAATACATTCAAGCCGCACAGATGTTCAGGCAAACTCCTAGACCGAAACGGGTTGCGGTATTTCTGCTTACTTCTTGGTCGTCTGCTTCAACCGAAATTTCCGCTCTTAGAAATTCTGGTAAAGACTCTTGGTTCAAAACCATCGCGACTACTCACGATAAAGAAACCATACACGCGTTAGGTGATTATCTCGCTTCTATCGAGAAGATGTTTTTTGCGTGTTCTGACGATATAAACGTTTTGACCGGAAGAAACTCAATCTGGGAGTATATCACTCTTCATAAAACTCCGGATTCTTTTCCGGAAGCTGCTTGGGTGGGAAATTCCGTTCCCCGCAGAGTCGGTTCGTATAACTACGCTTATTTGCCTTTGGACGGAGTGGAGAATTCGGGTTATACGAATTCACAAGTAAGTTCTGTATTTGCGGAAAACGGAAATCTGATCGTAGATTTCGGAGGAAAACAAGTTCCTTATCCAGGAATTTCCACCGGAAACGTCTACGCGGATGTGGTCGAAAATCGCTCTTGGCTTAAAGCTCGTCTGAAAGAAAACATCTCAAGTCTTTTTCTGAACTCGGACGTTGTGCCTTATACAATCCAAGGAATTCAGATGATCGAGGCGAAGATGAGAGAGGTTTTTGTTCAAGCCGGAGTTCAAGGTATCATCGCACCGGTTGAAACGAATGCGGATAAAACACGTTCCGATCTTGGAGATTATCAATATAAAATCAATCTACCAGATACGATAGACGAAATTACGACTAATGATCGTAACAACCGTGTTCTTCCTAACGTCACTTTTTCGTGTCGTTTAAGAGGAGCGATCAACGAAGTCGACATAGACGGAGAATTAACCTAAGGAGTAATCAGGAATGAACGGTATTTGGGATCCAAAGAAATTAAACGTTAACTGCAGCGGAAGAGACGTGTCGGGTATGAGTCAAGCGGACGGTTTTTTTAAAATCGAACCCGTAACCAAAGAATACATACTTTCTCAAGTAGGTATCAAAGGAGATTGGAACATCTCTGAAATATATGACGGAAGAGTAAAGTTGTCTATCGTACTGATGGGGGACTCTCCTGAAAACGAGCTCTTTTTTGCGATGGGTGAAGGACGTCTTCCTTGTGTATTCACTATTAAGGATAAAAGCGACGGTGGAATGCTTGGCTTTTCCGCACAGGGAAGAGTTTGGGAAAGACCAAACATAGAAAAAGGTAAGGAATACAAAGACAAAACCTGGGTGTTCCTTCTTCCGGACTATAAAGGAGTTTTGACGGCATGAGTGGAGAAAGTATCGTAAATATTTCGAATATTCATAAAGTAGAATATTCTAAGTTAAAAAATGGCTCGGAAGGCGAGACTCCATCTGAGCCCATTTTGGAAACCGTGGACGACGACGCCAAAGTCGCTCAGATCCTTTTTGTGGACGGTAAAAGATATAAACTTCAACATCCTGGTAATAGAAAGGCGCTTCGTTGGAGACAGGAATCTATTTCTCTTACCGAAGGATTGAATCAGGACAAACTTCTGGATAAGTTCTTTAAGTTTTGCGTAAAACCTGTGGATCATACCTTTGAACCTACGTTAGACGGAGTTGAACCAAATCACGTGGAGGTGTGGCTGTATATAGCGAACCGATTTCTTAAGTGGGAGTTGGAATAAAAGGTTCCCGGATTTTGGAGAAAGTCCTTCTACAGAAGAATGGATGAAGTGGATCGACGAAGAAGTGGATCGAGAGCTTTTCTTTTGGAGACCTTTTATTTTAGGTGCGGCGCATTTTACGACTAAAGAACTCGAAAATGCGTCCACCGTTCTTTATATGAAAATGATGGAAGTGGTAGATAGAAGAAAAAAAAGAGAAGCCGAAGAAAAATCTGAAGAACTTAAATTTTTGGCCAGGTTGATTCAAGGTTCTAGTTTTTAAGAGTTTCATAATATTTTAAATAATTTATATAAAAATAAAATAAGATTGGATGATAAAAAATATGGCAGAGCGGGAAGTAAATATTGCAATTAAAATAAATGTGGATTCTAAGGATGCTTTTTCTGTAATTGAAAAGGATCTGAAAAAACTAAAATCAGGGATCATAGACTTTTCGGACGCTACGAGTCTTACTTCTCAAAGAGGGATTAAGTCTTGGAAGGATTTGACGGATTCGGTTCAAAATTTTGTAAAAGGAGGGGCCGATTTATCTATTTTTGCGAGTCGTTTAAAAACGACCGAATCCAATCTCACCAGTTTGTATTTTAAATTAAAAGGAAATGCAAAACTAGAAACCGAGTTTTTTGGACTTGCTAAGTCTGCGGGTTTTAGCGAAAGACAAATCGCAAAACTGGATTTTCAACTCAATGCCAGCGCTAAAACTGCGACTTTGCTTTCTTCCGTATTCAAAGGTTTTGCTCAGATAGGTTCTTACGCTTTTAATTCTATCATTGCTCCTTCTTTTGAAACAGGAATTGCATTAGAAAAACAGATTGTAATTTTGAAAAACCTTTCTGGGAACGAATTTCCAAAACTACAAGACGCAATCAATAATACCATACGAACTTCTAGAGGACTGGCCACACAAAAAGAACTTACCGAAGCCGCAAACGAGGCGATCAGAGCCGGAGCTTCGGTTGAATTTATTTCTAAAAATCTCTCTGGACTCCAAAAAGTGTCCAGACTTACGAATCAAGATTTAACGTCTTCTATGAAAGAGGCTTATAAAGCAATTGAAGACGGTTCCGAAGATTTTTTAAAAAGTAACGGGGCTCTGTTTTCCAGTTATTCTGCCGAGTTTAAACAGATAAACGAATCCGGTATGTCTGCCGCTGATAAACGGTTAGCAAGGGAAAAATTAATTTCTACGGCTTTAAATGAAAATAGTATATTACAAAATACTTATGGATATCACGTTAAAGACGCTTCTGTAATTTTAGAAAGGTTTGATAAAACTATAGAAAGATTAAAGGAAAGTTTCGGACTTTTAATTGCACAGGCGCTAACTCCTTCTTTGAACGTGATCGGAGACTTGATCGATTATTTTACGATCGGTGGGGAAAGTTTGGAATATATGGAAGACGTATTGATCATTTTTGGAAGTATTTTGGTAGGGGTGTTAGGAGCAATTGCTGCTCAGATGATTGTTACGTCTGGAATTACTTTTGGAGCTATGATTCCTTCTTTATTGAGTATGGCGGCGGCCGGTTTTATGGCGATTGCTCCTTGGATTGTGTGGATTGCCATCGGAGTTGCGTTAGGCGCCATGTTTGCGATCATCATTTTAGTCATTAAGGATTTATACAAATGGTTTACCGGAAGTGAATCAGCGATCGGTAAATTTTTAGGACCTTTTGCGAATATTAAAAAAATGTTTAGGGATTTAATAGATTGGTTCAAAGCTCTTCCGGGAAAAATCTTAAATTCCCTCGGAGAACTCGGATCGGAGATTCAAAAGAAATTAGGTGGAATTTTTCCGCTACAGTTATTGAAAGTTCTCGGGATTACTTCTAATCAGTCCAGTGACGTGAAAAAAGTGGACGATGCACTCATTACAAAACAAGGCCAGATCGTACAATTTCACCCAGACGACAATTTGGTAGCCGTAAAAGATCTAGGAGTGTTGGGCGGATCCAAGTCAAAAAGCGGAGGTAATTCAGTTAACATCAACATCGCCAATGTAGTGTTAGGTTCTGCCTCTACAAAAGAAGATGCGAATGTGTTTGCATCTTATTTGGAAAAGGAATTGGAAAAAATTGCGATTAAAATCGGGCTCGGAGCGGGTATTTCACCGGAGGCGGTTTCATGAAAATTTTAAATGGTAGGGATAGGATCGCACTTACTGACGGAGACGAAGAAGTGGAATTGAATGTTTCTTTAGGTATTCAACACTCTTATCCGGTGGAGATTACTCGTCATACTGTAGAAAAAGAAAAAGGAATGACCTCAATTACAGATCACGTGATTCCCGGTCAAAGAGGTATTTCGCTTAACGTTTTACTTTCGTCTTCAACGGACTTGTTGGTCTTAAATAAAAAAAGCGTGGATGATAAATTGGAGACTTTGGTTCGTTGGCAGTCCCAAGGAACGTTAGTCACTTTGCTTGGATATTCTACGGGTGGAATTATTTCTAAAATTCTTTCTATGTTACCATCTTTGTTCCGTTTTGTGGAACCGGATGATCCTGATAAAAGATATCTAGGACGTTCTACGGATGAAATTCCAAATCTTTTGATCGGAGATTTGAATATCCAAGAAGCCAAGGAGACTGGAAACGACGTGTCTTTGAGTTTGTCTTTGTTTCCCGTGGTAATCGCGGAGGCAAAGACGAGACAATTGAATACGGTTAAATCCGCGGGTAAAAGAACTACACAGACTCAAACAAAATCCGGAACCCCGGCCAAAAAAATAAATTAACGAGGATTTATACTACTATGAAAGAATTCAAATATCTACCGATTGATCAGAACATATTCCCGATTTGTTATACGTTTATGATCGAGGAAACGGAATACGAATTTGAATTCTCGCATAACACAGAAGGAGATTTTATTACCGTATTGATCAGAGATCAGGACGGGAAAGATCTCTTCGCCTCTAAGCTGTTATACGGTGTTCCGTTAAATCATATGATCGTGGACGGTTTTAATAGTTCCATTCTTTTAACTCCTTTGGATTTGGACGATCTTTACAAAGATGAATTTGAAAACATTCCTGTTAATTTGGAAACTTTCGGTTCCAGAGTGAGATTGTATTTAGGAGAAAAACAATGATCGATAATCCTAAACTTTTTGGACGTACAGTTTCTTTGGAGATTCTTCCAACGACAGGAGCTGCCAAAGAGTTTTGTTATCCTCCTTTTAATTTCGAATTTGAAACCGAATTGGACGGACTGAATCTAACTCAGGTTACGATGTATAACGTAAACGAAGAAACGTTACGTCTTGTAAGCGCTCAGATGAAGGAAAAAAAATTCCAATATCCTTCGGCGTTATTAAATGCAGGTTACAAAGACGAAAACGGTCTAGTGGTTTCAGGAGAAATCATTTATCCTAAGTGGAGACAAGAAGGAACCGATAAAAAGTTGGAATTTCAGATCAGCGGAAGCGCTGGCGCTTGGACGAGAGCGTATATTATGAAAACGTACACAAGTCTCCCTGCAAGAAACGTGATCATGGATATTCTAAATCAGGGAAATCTAAAGCCCGGAAGGATTCAATTAGGAGTTAATAAGATCGTGAATTTTAGCGCCAATACGGAGTTAGGTGATTGTATTCGTCGTTTTTGTAATTTAACAAAATCTCAATATTGGTTTCAAGACGGTCAGATCCATTTTGATTCTCTCGATCCTTCTAAAAAAAACAGCGTCATTTTTTTGGATCATTCTTCCGGATTGATCGGAGTTCCAGAAAAAGGCCAGGATACTTGGAAGGTGACCAGTCTCTTCCGCCATAAGTTTAAGAAGAATATGATCGTATCTGTAAAAGGAGGAGGACTCGACTCGGAATGTAGAATCGTTCGTGGCAAACATAAATTTTCTACCTTGGCTACGGATTGTTTTTCGGAATTAGAGGTGAAGCCGATATGACTTTAGATAAAGCGATTTTAGCTGCTATTCAAAACAATGTATCTAAGATACAAATTGGTCTTCCTGGAATTATAGAATCTTTTCAGCCTCAAGAGATGACGGCTAACGTTCGTATCCCTCTAAAAAAGGAAGACGATTCCGGACGAGAAAGGTCTTTTCCTGTTTTGTCTGGTATTAGAGTCGGCACATACTGGGCCGGAGATTTTTATATCAAACCGGATTACAAAAGAGGAGATAAGGTTTGGATTTCGTTTTCTACACACGATATATCAGACGCAATTCGAGGAATCGAATCCGTTGCTTCGGATTCTCTTTTTGATCTTCAAAGCGCCTGTGTGGTTAGCGGTTATAAAGGGAAAACTGATATTCCTGCTACCACTTCTAATTTGTCCGGGCTTGTAATCGGTCATAAGGAAGGTAAGTCTTTGATCCAACTAGACGAAGATCGGATCAAAATTCAAGGTGGTATTGCCGACTTGACCGAATCAGCGGTGTTAGGTGAAACCTTGGTGGAGTTTATCAAATCTTTGATTGATGTATTTTTGAACAACGCGGCTACGTTTACTACCAATGCGGTTCCAGGTTCTCCTGCGGGACTTGCGGCTTCGGTGATTTCTCAACTCAACGTTCGTAAATCGGAAGTAGAACAGTTACTTTCCGGGAAGGTGAAATTAGGATGAAAGGAATTAAAATAGAGAACAAGGACATGGTGCTCGCCGGAGGACGGTCAGTGATCATTCAAGATTTAGAATATTATTCTCAAAGAATTAGACATTCGATCCGTTTGTTTCTGGGAGAGTCCGTCTATGAGCCGTTAAGCGGAGTGGACTGGAGAACCGTTTTTTCCACGAAGGTCTCTAGGGATCGGATTTTGACGGAAATTAAAAAGACGATCCAAAAAGATCCCGAAACCGTTTCGGTCGAAAAAGTGGAATTGGTAGAGAGGGAAAGTTCGAGCCGGGGAATATATATTCAATTTTCTGCAATTACAAAATATGGAATCGTTACGGGAGAATTATAATGGCAGGAGTCAGCGAACAAGGTTTTATCCGAAAAAGTAGAGAGGAAATTCTATCAGAATTGGAGGAAGGTTATAAAACTCGCCTGGGCGGGGACATTGATCTTTCTATCGTCAGTGAAGACGGAATTCGTATGAGGATTTTAGCAGATGAACTAGATAAAATTCACCAGCTCGCGGAAAAAGTGTTTTATTCTAATTTTGCACATACCGCTTTCGGTGTTTCTTTGGATCGGGTTTTAAATCCTCTAGGCTCGGAACGTCAACCGGCTAAACGTTCTATAGTTGTTCTTAGGTTTTCAGGAATGGATGGTGCAGTGGTTCCGGCCGGAGTTATTTGTCAAACCGGCAACGGGTTACTTTTTATCACGATTGAATCGGGGGTTTTATCGGGCGGACACGTAGACTTGAATGCACAAGCATTAGAAATTTCTTATGGAGTAAACGGAAACGTAAATGCCAATTCGATCACTACGATTAATACGGCGGTTAGTGGGATTGATTTAGTTACCAACCCGGAACCGTCTAGAGGAGGGCGCGCGATAGAAACCGACTCTGAATATCTGAATCGTTTTATTCAAGAAGGAGTAAACGGAGGTTCTTCCGCTGCAAATGTTCAAGGTGTTTTGAACAACGTTCCCTCCGTACTCAATGCGATTGTGTATGAGAATAACACCGATTTTACGGATGTGGACGGAAGACCACCACATTCTATGGAAGCCGTAATAGAAGGTGGTTCTTCTGAGGAGATCGGGGAAGTTTTTTTAAGAAATTGGCCGGGAGGAATCGAATCTTACGGTTTGGAATTTACTACCGCTTTTGACAATAAAGGTGTTCCCAGAACTTACTATTTCAATAGACCGACAGACGTTCTTGTTTATGTAAAAATTGATATTGTAAGAGATCTAAATCTTTGGGTGCAGGGTTCTGACTCGGTCGTAAAAACGAATTGTATCAAAGTGATAGGAGGAGTGGACACGATTACTTCTACTTCCACTTATTATAAAGGAGAAGGAACGGGTGCAGATGTATTTGCATGGAAATTGATCGCAGCTCAGAGCGCTCTTCAGGAATTCGATTCCGTAAAGGTATTAGGAATTAAATCCATGACCGTAAAGGTAGGTCAAACTTCTCCGGCTACACAAGATGTACTGCCAATCAATAGCAGACAACGTGCGAAGTTGATCACAGCCAATATTCAGGTGAATTTTATATGACCTATTTAAACGAAGTATTAGAAAAATATCCTTCCTCGATCTTTACGAGAGATTCGGATTCTACGATTGCAAAAAAGTGGGAAGTGGAACTTGAATTGTTAAACGAAGTCCGCTCCATATTAGAATCGATTTCCGGAATTACGGATTATAGGGTTCAAAACGGAACTGTTTTAGATTTGATCGGAAAGAATTTAAAACAACCTCGGAACGGAATGGACGATTTTCGTTATAAGATCTTTCTTTCGATCGCGCGTCAAAAACGTAAATCGAAAGGTGATATTTTTTCGATGAACGAAATCGGATCCCAAATACTTACCGGAATAGGAACGTTATACGAAATCAAAGAACTTTGTTACGGTGGTGTTCCGATGCTATTGGATGCTACGTATACTCTCAATGGGGAATATCCGCTTTCTGGAAGTACAAAAAGACCCGCTACGATTGAAGTAATTTTTACCGGTTCCATCGACGAACTTCCTGTAGTTCCGGAATTTAATCAAGCGATCGCACAAATTCGCCCCGGAGGTGTAAAGGCGATCATTCGATATCGTTTCGAAATGTCTACGTTAGGCGGAAGATTGTATGGAGAATCCATCCGTACTCCGTATTTGGATGGGAGTTGGTCCTTAAACGGGTTCACTCTTTTGTCCGGAGAAAAAGTTAAAATCCGACCTTATGAAATCGCTTTCGGGATCGGAGGATTGGAAGGAGGAATTCCCAGAGCTCCTAAAATCGGAGATACTGGTTTGCAGAATGAAATCTACCGAAAGTTAGTCGAAATCCGATCCGACTCGGATGGGAATCGTTATTTTCAAACGACAGTCAAACAGGGAGAGATGATGGGTTATGGAATTAATGAGATAGGACTTTTTGACGAGGACGGGGAGTTATTATATCTTAAAACTTTCCCTTCTAAAGATAAGGATCATCTCATAGTTTACGATTTTGTAATAAAGGAGGAGTTTCAGTGATTCAAATACTTGCAAGAGAAACCAATGTAGAATTTGCCGGAACGGGGAAATTCAGAATCGAATTACTTCCGATTGCACTGTTTAAAACACACGAAAGTCTTTTAGAATACTGCAATCGAAAAGGATATAAAAAAAACGGTTCTGGATTAGATGCTGAGTTTACGAGAGAAGAGGATTTAAAACCAGTTCGGAATCGTTTGAAGAAGTATGTAGACCAGCCTTTTAAAGTATATGAGAAGTTTATTATATTAGAACAAGAATTAAAGGAGTGATTATGGCGGTATTCAATCCAGTAAAAACAAGAACTTGGAGCAAAAATACTCCTGCGGATGGGGATCTAATCGACGACGAGTTTGATCGCCAATATGAAAATTTTCAATATTTAAAGGATCGGATCGATTCGACTGACATAAATTTGGCGAATTTTCTGATTCCGATCGGAAGTATCATCGAAGACGGTTTGAACCTGGCTCCTTCTGCTAACTTTAAGGACGCGAACGCCCAGGCAATTTCTAGAAACACATTTGTTACTTTATGGAACTCGGTACATCGAGCGATTACAGGGATCGTTCCCACAACGGATCGAATCAGTTGTACAAATCATGGATGTATAGAGGGTCAATTGGTAAAGTTTTCTTTTACAGGGGGAGGGATTACAGCATTAGTGAATTATTATGTACGAAATCCGACTACAAATGACTTTCAGGTTTCTTCAGCTTCAACCGGTTCGATTTTAGATCTAACTTCTTCTCAAACTGGAGAGATGATTATAAATATTGAATATGGATTTGGAGACGGTTCTACTACGTACAACATTCCAGATCGTCGTGGTATTTTTGCGAGAGGTGCAGGTATACATGGAACAAGAGCTAAAGCAGCCGGTGGGAATTATGACGGTGGTGCAGTTGGATATGCGGGGCAGGATCAAATGCAGCCTCACTTTCACGCCTCGCCTGCAAACGGAGGGCTACCATTTGCAGTAATTGGTAGTGGATCGAGTTGGCTAAACACAGGATCATCGAATTCCGGTGTAAGCTCGCAAACCGGAGTTATGGTCTCCGACGGAACCAACGGCACGCCTCGAACCGGAAACGAAACGACTCCCGCGTATATTGCCGTGAAATACAAAGTGAGGGTTCTATGAACATTAAATTCATAAATTATAATTTAAGAATATTTATATTTAAAGTTATGAAACTAAAACAAAAATCTCTAAAATACTTAAGAAAACCTGTTTTTTTATACAATAGAATCCGGATTTCGTTCCTATTCTGTTTAGGAGTTTATGATGGCTCTATTTAATTCAGCAAAAACTAGGGTTTGGAGTAAGAGCACTCCTGCGGATGGAGATCTAATCGATGAAGAAGTAGATCGGCAATACGAAAACGATCAGTATTTAAAGGATCGTATCGATCTGGCAGAAAGTAATTTTCTGGCGACTCAAATTCCTTTGGGTGGAATTATCGAAGATAATCTGAACATAACTTCTACCTCTAATTTTAAGGATGCAAATGGACAATCTATTTCTAGAACTAGCTTTTCGGCTCTTTGGAATTTAGTCAAAAGATCTATTACAGGGATCGTTCCCGCAACGGATCGAATCAGTTGTACAAATCATGGATGTATAGAGGGTCAACTTGTAAAATTTTCTTTTACAGGGGGAGGAATTACCGCATTAGTAAATTATTATGTACGAAATCCAACTACCAACGACTTTCAGATTTCTTCTACCTCTACGGGTTCAATTTTAGATCTAACTTCTTCTCAAACAGGAGAGATGATTATAAATATTGAATACGGTTTTGGAGACGGTTCGACTACGTATAACATTCCAGATCGTCGTGGTATTTTTGCGAGAGGTGCAGGTATACATGGAACAAGAGCTAAGGCAGCCGGTGGTAATTATGACGGTGGTGCAGTTGGATATGCGGGGCAGGATATGATGTTTGATCATCGTCATAATTTTAGCTATAACAATGTTTTCGGTATAATTGGAGGCTCTGGGGGCTACTGGCTTAACGGGGGTGGGACAAATGCGGGCAACGCAAATCTAGTTATACTAGAGCCAATGACCGACGGCGTTAACGGGACGCCACGCCGGGGCAACGAAACTACCCCAGCATTTATTGCAGTAAAATATAAAGTGAGGATAGCATAATGAATTATATATTAGAAAAATCGAATCAGAAAGTAATTTGGATCAACACGGATCCAAATCGACTCATCGGAGAAAAAGCCTGGGGGAACTTTAAACCCAACCAACACGAAATCGTATATTCTCTTCACTACAATCCAGAAATCGGAGAAACGTTTCTTGCGGAAATTAAAGACGGAGTAACACAAGATTTTATTCCCGAAAAAGTATATAACAAAATTACCGGAGAGGAAAGAGTTTTACAGAGTTGGGAAGATAAAATAGATTTAGATACAGAAACGGAGATGGAACCGTTAAAAGACTCTACCGGAAAATTGGCAGAGTATCAAAAATATACGGATTCCGGTTGGATAATAAACCAAGAGCGCAAAAAGGAATCTCTTTTAGAGAGGAATAGTCAGACTTTTTATTCCAAAATCAATTCTTATAGAAGTACGGTTAATTATCGTAACACATCTTGGGATTCCGGTAAAACGTATTTAGAGAATATTCAAAAAACATTAACTATTTATAACAAACAACGAATTAGTTCTATTCCGGAATGGAGGGATACAAATGACCAATTCCATTCTTTGAACGTAGAAGAATTATCGGAACTATCAGATTTAATCGAATTGGATCTTTTTAATGCGGGCAGAATTTTATACTCTAAAAAATGGGAAATGGAAGAAAAAATTCAAAATTTAAAACCCGAAGAGTTTCTAGATTTGTCTCTAACATGGGCCTTGAGTTGAGAATAATATAGAAAACCTATATTTGTAATCAGAAACTACAAGTAAAGGTTTTTGGGTGAAGCAAGATTTTTTCGATTTAACTTCTTTGAGCGGCTCTTGGAGTTTAGATTGTTCCAATCAATATGTATTTTTGTGTTTGGTTACGGTTAAAAATAATTTTGATACTTTCAAGTTCTAAGAGTCGCTTAAGGTTGCGTTTTATTTTTAGATTTTTAATAATATTACTAAATTATAATTTTCTAGAAAATTCAAACGAATGATCGTCCAATCAAATTTCTGTATAAAATCGCTGTTTTGCGAACTTTATAGACTCAAAAATTTATTTTTATATAAACTTTCGAAATAAAAAACCATCCGAGAGATTGATAAAAATTTATTATTTATAAACTCTATCCAATAATTCTTTTACTTCTCACTATTTTTTTATAACTGAACTGGTTTAAAGAATTTCATAATCTTTAAAGTTTTTTCGAAAAGCCCTGTAATTTCTAAAACTGTATTTGAATCGATTTTCTTAGCAGACATCTTACTCGTATCTTACAGCTTTCCTAGTTCAATGTCTTTGTATCTCTTTTAAGGTCAGTCTTTCTGCAGTAGTTATAGTTATGATTTCAATTTAGATCGAACAAGTTTATTTTAAAATCGGGGATAAAGTTTTTTAAAATATCAAGATCTTACTACTCGGACGCATAAATAGAATACTTGGGTTAGATTGTTTCAAAAATTTGAATGTTTTGGTCCTGCTCTAAAATGCCGTAAATCCCCAATTTGCGCCATTTTTTCGTAAATTCGGCCGTTAATAACTTGATACTATTTTTATACGTCTGAGTAGTAATTTGTTAAAATGAACTGATCTAAAAATCGATTTCCAACCGCGATCAAAAACGAATGGAATTACAACGGAAGTTGATTGTGTTGGTTACTATAGATTTTTGTAATATAACCGAGTAGTAAGAATAGATACAAGTTGGTTTTGTTTTCGAATTTAAAACAATAAATTGGTTTGTTTTTGT
This genomic window contains:
- a CDS encoding DUF3383 family protein, which gives rise to MSAQTVSKIEPISINLFLRNTPVSQMGFGLPLILGIKEPTYSLQVSGNSSGLIWKSVHTGIVFIQVKYVVSGNNTSLNVVRTGTGTENDPYVISVNVSTDANGAATSTAHQIKLAAESISNIAGATKIVDLIEVANSGSGVVSAFAQTTLGYERYMEISSSDDLLELGFTSSDKEYIQAAQMFRQTPRPKRVAVFLLTSWSSASTEISALRNSGKDSWFKTIATTHDKETIHALGDYLASIEKMFFACSDDINVLTGRNSIWEYITLHKTPDSFPEAAWVGNSVPRRVGSYNYAYLPLDGVENSGYTNSQVSSVFAENGNLIVDFGGKQVPYPGISTGNVYADVVENRSWLKARLKENISSLFLNSDVVPYTIQGIQMIEAKMREVFVQAGVQGIIAPVETNADKTRSDLGDYQYKINLPDTIDEITTNDRNNRVLPNVTFSCRLRGAINEVDIDGELT
- a CDS encoding phage structural protein yields the protein MNGIWDPKKLNVNCSGRDVSGMSQADGFFKIEPVTKEYILSQVGIKGDWNISEIYDGRVKLSIVLMGDSPENELFFAMGEGRLPCVFTIKDKSDGGMLGFSAQGRVWERPNIEKGKEYKDKTWVFLLPDYKGVLTA
- a CDS encoding LIC_12613 family protein — its product is MSGESIVNISNIHKVEYSKLKNGSEGETPSEPILETVDDDAKVAQILFVDGKRYKLQHPGNRKALRWRQESISLTEGLNQDKLLDKFFKFCVKPVDHTFEPTLDGVEPNHVEVWLYIANRFLKWELE
- a CDS encoding LIC12611 family phage tail protein, with the translated sequence MAEREVNIAIKINVDSKDAFSVIEKDLKKLKSGIIDFSDATSLTSQRGIKSWKDLTDSVQNFVKGGADLSIFASRLKTTESNLTSLYFKLKGNAKLETEFFGLAKSAGFSERQIAKLDFQLNASAKTATLLSSVFKGFAQIGSYAFNSIIAPSFETGIALEKQIVILKNLSGNEFPKLQDAINNTIRTSRGLATQKELTEAANEAIRAGASVEFISKNLSGLQKVSRLTNQDLTSSMKEAYKAIEDGSEDFLKSNGALFSSYSAEFKQINESGMSAADKRLAREKLISTALNENSILQNTYGYHVKDASVILERFDKTIERLKESFGLLIAQALTPSLNVIGDLIDYFTIGGESLEYMEDVLIIFGSILVGVLGAIAAQMIVTSGITFGAMIPSLLSMAAAGFMAIAPWIVWIAIGVALGAMFAIIILVIKDLYKWFTGSESAIGKFLGPFANIKKMFRDLIDWFKALPGKILNSLGELGSEIQKKLGGIFPLQLLKVLGITSNQSSDVKKVDDALITKQGQIVQFHPDDNLVAVKDLGVLGGSKSKSGGNSVNINIANVVLGSASTKEDANVFASYLEKELEKIAIKIGLGAGISPEAVS
- a CDS encoding phage baseplate protein — protein: MKILNGRDRIALTDGDEEVELNVSLGIQHSYPVEITRHTVEKEKGMTSITDHVIPGQRGISLNVLLSSSTDLLVLNKKSVDDKLETLVRWQSQGTLVTLLGYSTGGIISKILSMLPSLFRFVEPDDPDKRYLGRSTDEIPNLLIGDLNIQEAKETGNDVSLSLSLFPVVIAEAKTRQLNTVKSAGKRTTQTQTKSGTPAKKIN
- a CDS encoding phage baseplate plug family protein, encoding MKEFKYLPIDQNIFPICYTFMIEETEYEFEFSHNTEGDFITVLIRDQDGKDLFASKLLYGVPLNHMIVDGFNSSILLTPLDLDDLYKDEFENIPVNLETFGSRVRLYLGEKQ
- a CDS encoding phage protein, with the protein product MIDNPKLFGRTVSLEILPTTGAAKEFCYPPFNFEFETELDGLNLTQVTMYNVNEETLRLVSAQMKEKKFQYPSALLNAGYKDENGLVVSGEIIYPKWRQEGTDKKLEFQISGSAGAWTRAYIMKTYTSLPARNVIMDILNQGNLKPGRIQLGVNKIVNFSANTELGDCIRRFCNLTKSQYWFQDGQIHFDSLDPSKKNSVIFLDHSSGLIGVPEKGQDTWKVTSLFRHKFKKNMIVSVKGGGLDSECRIVRGKHKFSTLATDCFSELEVKPI
- a CDS encoding Gp138 family membrane-puncturing spike protein, yielding MTLDKAILAAIQNNVSKIQIGLPGIIESFQPQEMTANVRIPLKKEDDSGRERSFPVLSGIRVGTYWAGDFYIKPDYKRGDKVWISFSTHDISDAIRGIESVASDSLFDLQSACVVSGYKGKTDIPATTSNLSGLVIGHKEGKSLIQLDEDRIKIQGGIADLTESAVLGETLVEFIKSLIDVFLNNAATFTTNAVPGSPAGLAASVISQLNVRKSEVEQLLSGKVKLG